The Taeniopygia guttata chromosome 1A, bTaeGut7.mat, whole genome shotgun sequence DNA window AAGTACCACGAGGCTgtgagctgcctgctgggaAACAAGGTTAGGCCATGGGGGTTTGAGGTGTTGTGGGTAATGACAGCTTGAAGATGGAGAGACAATTCTAGGAAGAGACCTGGGTCAACATGTAAGTTTGCACAGTCAGGGGGGAGGGAGGTGCTTGCGTAACAGATGGGGGAACCTTTGGGCTGTTTGTACCAGCCTGTTGAACAGTGAGGTGGGATGCTATGCAAAGTGGGCTGAATCAACCCAGAGGGAAGATGTTGTGGCTGGGAGGGTTGGCAGAGAGGTGACCAGATGTGCAGGGGCTGAAATGCCTTGGTTTCCTCTGGCCACCCCTCTTCCATCTCCCATGAACCCTGTGGCATGACTGCTCCATGTCTTCTGCCCATCTGCTGTTACAGGTCCTGGCATGTTCTGGCTCTTTAGCTTGTGTGCCATGTCTTGCTTTCTGACTTGCTTTGGGGAAGCACAAAGTGTGTCCTCTCATCTGTTGCTTCTTCAGGTGCCATCTGCCTGATGGGGAACTCTGCCTGGGGGTTGGCTCTCCCCCGCACCAGGTAGCcgtgtgctgctcctgccttaGCAGCACAAGTCAAAAAAAGTTCCTTCCAATACTTGCAGCCCTCTGGCAATTGCTAGTGTTGCTGATGTGCTTGAGAGAACACCTCTCTTTGTATCTCAGCTGTCCATTTCCAATTCCAAATCTCCAGATATAGtccactgtgcccagctggCTTTCTGCTTTAATGCCCCTTTCCTTGTCTCTTCTGATAGAGCaccctcttttttcctttcaggttAATCGGCATTAAATACTGGGAAATCTCAACATCctgtgcaagaaaaaaataatacctGCTTGCTTGTGTAACTTTtctgcagtgtccctgtccccactaGTTGGTATTCTATTCAACTAAATTATTCCCCCCGAGGTTTTCTGTTTTTGATAAAACTGAAAATGCCATatgttttctgggttttgtttcgTTTATCTTGGCCACCTACTGTCCCCATTTCATGACAGCTGTCCTCATATAAATTTGTTCTCTACTGTCAATATTTTATATTCCTTTATATTAGCTCCTCcaggattattttttcattttctgaaggatTATTGAGGTTGTAGAGATATTTTAATAGGGACTGTGGTTTTGTAGTGTGTGTGTTTGATGTCTCTGATCCACAGCAGAAGCCCTTGCCAGCTGTTGCACCTACAGCTGATACCTGCAGTGTGACCTGTGTTGTCCCCCAAGCCTGTCCTCTTAGCCaggcagcatctctgtgctgtCTTTTGTGTAGGTCTGCACACTCTGTCACTTAAGAGTTCCTAAATAACTTTtcattacttaatttttttttaattctttttactTTTGACTCTCAGGACtagtttctttattttgtgtgctggaaatCCCCCACTATAAAATTTAGTGTTGTGGTATGTCTGTGCTTTCTGACCCTTGCCCTTTGCTCTGAAGGCACAGTAACTGGTGCTGCATAATGGCCCTTCACATCTTTTGAAGCTGGTCCTCCTGAAGAATCAAGGCAGGGTGTTTCCCTTGTCCCCCTGTGCTCCTGTTGGTTAATCATCTGGGACTCCTCTAGCAGCGTAGTTCTGGTAAGGATTCTGAACCAGCTTTAGCTGCAGACACTGCTAATTTGTCAGAGTTAGCTGCTTCTTTGAATTCCTTTCCGGCTCAGTGTGATGGTTTTGATAAAAAGCCGTGGTTGTCACAGGGACCACTGGTGGCCTTTGTGTCTCAGGATTTACTCATTTCCTCAAACGGGGTTCTGGAACAAAGTCAGTTTAGTAGAGAGAGGCAGAGGAAATGTacctgtgctgctgggctgggggtgggggaagcTGGTAATGCTGAGGAGCCATGATGGCTTggaggcagccctgggcagcgcTACCCCCTTCCCACTGATCCCTCTCTCAGCAGGGAGATGGGACAGAGCATTTCAAGTAGGGAGACATGAGGGACTGCTGTTATCTTggcttctttcttctttctccttgtgCCCTCTCCCTGTCTCCTTGTTTCTGCCCCAAAGTGGGGAGAGCTCCAGCCACCTTTTCAGAGGGGCTGCTTCCTGAGCTGGTGTGTGGTGTGGAGGGAGGAatggcaaagcagcagcacagatttTGTGTTCCCTGGCCAAGCACAGGGCTGAGGTTTTCTGTAGCTGTGCAGCACTAGCATTCACAGGAATGGCTGCTCGCTGTGAAGCTGCAAAGGTCAGGAGCAACGCGACTGGGCTTCCCTCACTTACCAAAAATGCTGTTGGCCAGAGTCAAGCAGCAGCTCTCTTTGCTTAAGCCATAGCAGGAtaggctcagctgcagctttggAACTTAGTAGTAACTCCTCCTGATTtcctttttctacttttttttccttcttgtttccCCAGTTACAGGAGAAGGCAGAAATAATTCAATCTTTGGTAGAAGATGTCTTTGGCAGAAATCAGATGGTAGTTTTGGTAGTTTTACTTGCTGTGGAATAAGCTGTAGTTGCTTGTGGCTATTGCAGAGCAGCCTCTGAGTTCAGGGAAGTGATGAGGCTTCTCTGTTCTGAAATGGCAGGATTAGTTTCACATTGGGCTATTTAGATGAGGAAAAGGCTCTTTTTTTTGAGAGTATTTCTGAAAGTGCATAGTATTAGCAAAGCTTGAAGAGGGAACCGTAAAAATGGATGTCTTTCTTTCAGCTCCTTCAATTAGTTCAGTAAAGACAATTAGTTTTTCCTTTAAACTGCcaccttgttgggtttttaTTAATGTGTGTCATGGAGAAACCAAAGTGCTTGCAGACTTCACTGCCTTGAAGAGTATTTGGCACACATCACACTGTCTTGTTGGTTTTCTTGGAGTAAAAACCTTTCAGCCCCATTAGCAAAGTACCATGTTAATTCAGAAAACACATATcatagaaaaatacattaaaaaataccaaacattAATATcagattaaaattaattaaaacaaagttATTTGTGGGTTTTGAAATATGTTCTCCAGACTCAAAATGTCGGGAGGTGTTTGATAAGACAAGTGTTCTTGCAAGGTGTCCAGCTGCTGATTCCCAGAGCCTGCATGCAGGATCTTCCCGCACTGTGACTCTGCTGTGCAAAATATGAACTGCCACAGTGTGTGTGCTGCCTCAgcttattttattaaatgttgCATCCTTGGATGCTGATTGTATAGGGAAATGCAGTTTTGGTTTGGGGTATGTATGTGTggtgtggtttggtttttttcccacataTTCTCTCATGTGTCAGACATAATGGCACCCTCACATCAAACTGCCATGGCATAAAAGATAGagggagcagcaatgtctccGAGGTCTGCTTTGTGCTGGAGAAATTGGTTGTGATTAACACTGGTTCTCTTGGCTGAGCTGGGCCACATTCCTCTTCTAACCACAGCTCCCTCTGTTTTCTTTGGTATGTCTGTCTGTGcatctcctttcccttccccttctgtGATCCCTTTCTGGATCAGCCCTGTCACCTTTGCAGTGGCAGGGTGCTCATGGCAAGGGGCTTTGGTGTGACCATGCACCATGGTGGCAACGGTGCAATTCAAACCAGTGCTGGTGTGTGGCAGGCGGTGGCGGCCTGAGAACCAGGCTGGCCTACCATTAAAACCCAGTGCTGCGTGCTTGGCTCTTACCAGGGAGGTTTCTTCCAGCCCTTTGCTCAAGCTTTCCTTTGAAACAGCTTTCCCAGCCACAAATCAGTAGGCAGCACATTTCTGTGGGATGCAGACGTGCAAACAAACGATGTCTGCTCCGGCTCTGCTGCCTGGAGTAGGGATGCTGTTGCAAGGTCCTGCAGGGTACATTAGGGAGAGCTTTTCCTAATTATCCCAGCCTCTATCTAACTGTTCTGGGAACTGCAGGGTTGATATCTGGGAGATGTCAAAGCCAAATGGAGCGGTAATGGGATAGTGTAATAATGGGATTGACCTGCAGTTTTGCTAGTGGCAAGTCAGTGTAGCTTGTGGGGTGTGTGCCCACTTCGGACTGGGCTGGGGAGGGTGCAGAGAAGTGATGTTATGTGGGTACAAGTGAAGCTGTGCAGGGCCTGCCTCTGAAAGGCATGCAGAAAGATGGGATCGTCTTTTCAGCTTGCTGATGGATCCACTGACAGACACGTGATTTCACACGTGGTGGTCTGCTGGTCCACCAGGTCAGTGGGTTTACTTTTCCATCTGCAAGGTGAGGAGGAAAAGTCATGAGAGCTGGGGAAGCAGGGCAGAAGATTGTGGGCCAGAACAGATTGGGTCACAATTGGGTCACAGTGAATGTGGTGTCAAATTAGATACTCCAAATGTTGTGGTTTGTATTCAGTAGAAGTTGGGACTTTGCTGTTCTGAATTTCTTTGGGTTTATTTCTGTTGCCATCATCTCTTAACATTTGGGTTTTATGGTTCTTGTGTCCAGAAGATGATGGCAACCTTATGGGCTTTCCACTTGTCCTTGGGCCACCTGTGAGCTGCCTGGACCTAATCAGCTCATGGCTTTGTAAATAGCAGTAATAACAACAGCAACAGTCTGCTGTCTCTGTTGCTATCTGAAGTGCTGTATATATGTTTCTACAGTAACACAGATCAAAGAGATAGAGACAAACAACCTGTCCCCAGATTTGTTGTATTTTAGATCCACATTGCAGCAAACTTATGGGCTTAGTCATCTGCTTGATGGAcgtctttttcttttcaaaggatGGATTTGCTCTTAAGTAAAGCTGTGCAAAAACTGGGAAGCGCTGCATCAGAGCTTTTGAATTTGGACCACTTCCAGTCCTGACATTCAGAAACTCATCCCTATGGGTGGCAAAGACAAAGAGGTAAGCTTTTTCTAGTGTCCTGGAAGAAGAGTGTGAGGATACATCGTAGCTGAGTACTTTAGAGGGATGTTGAACATGCCAGATTTGTCAAGCCCCAGGGTGCAGGGCTGGCTTGGCTGACGCCGCACAGTGTCCAGTCCCCTGGTGAACTAGAATTGTCTCCTTATATAAAACATGCTGCCTTGTCTGGGTTGTGGGTGAGGAGGAAAGCAGAATGCCCTGTGTCAAGAGCACTTCTTTTGAAAAGCTCTTGAACTTGCAGTAAATCAGAAAGTCTGGGGAAACTTATCCAGCCTTTTAATTAGCAGGACACCAGCTTTTTAGAGTATGTTGCTTAGGCTGCAAGCACTGTTCTGACTTGCAGTAGGGAGGTAGTAACTTGTTTGGgcgttggggttttttgggtttttttggaggggaaaagagggaaagcaaATCATGGTGTGACAAGTCAGCAGAACTAATTATGCATGTGTCAAAACCAAGCCATGCCCTGACTTGGTTTATTCCTAATCCTGGGTATGTACATCCTCCTTGATGTGGGAGGCCATGTACGCCTAGGACCTGTTGACCCATTTAAAGTGAACCTTAAAGGTAGTATCAGGAAGCACTTCTAGGGCTAATATTACTGTAACTAATGCTGTACTGCAGGCCAGGCACTTACCTCTTGGAAATGGGTCACTGAAGCTAAATAACTTCCCCCCACCCCGAGGCTTTGACCTATATGTAGATTTCAAACCAAGTGAACAAATTGTCAAGGTGCTATTTTTGCATTTACTTTGACTTTGAAATTATGACATTCTCAGTTTTTAGTCAGTCAGATTTCTAGTAGCAGTGGATTTTTCTTAAAGAACTCGGGTGAATGACTAAAGGTTGAAAACTGGGACAaaccagtttggggttttttctgtcAAATAGAATCTGCAGCCTTAAACAAATTATAtatttgttgttatttttaaaactagaCTGGAATTGAAAGACAGCTGCCTActtctgtttttgtgcttgaaTTAAATTTCCATCCTCGACCCGTGAAATTAGCAAAATTTCCATTTGGACCCAAGAAAATTTGCTGTTTAGGAAGGGTCTTTATCACTCCTTTCGAAGTTTTAGCCACAGCCCTGGAGGCACCTGGCAGATTACCTTTGTTTTCTATAGGAGCTAATGTCAGAGAGCCCTATAGCTTCCTCacccagcagagaggagagggacagagatTCTGCAACTCCCAGTGGTGCCTTCTGTGCTGAGTTTTAAGTGGTGATAGATGGCCCTTGTTGCTGTGTTTGTTTGCATCCTGCTTGCTAAATCACCTTCACCTAAGATTTATTCTGACTTGCTGAATGGTCTGAGCAGCTTTCaactgctgccttttttttttttttttaatggaaaagaaaaaaactaactTGATTAACTCCTTCCTACCCCTCCCACCTTTCTCTAAGCATGGAATTTCCCTCCTGCTATGAAACTACATAGAGGGCAGGATCAACAGCACTGAGAACAGTACCAGGGACATTAGCAGCTTGTGGACTTCAAATCACAGGGTTCCAGGCTGCTCTTGGAAAGGATGCTTATGGCTCCATATATGAAAAGTGCCTGGCAGCTATGCTATTACTGTTAAGTATTGAGAGAGATGTTAGACTAGAAAATATACATGTGTAATAAGGCACTGCCAGGCCCGTGCCTGCTCTCCCTAACTACTGTGCCCCTGTGAAGGAAAGATGTTTGTCCTCTCCTGGAGTGCAGAGTGTGGCCACCAGCATGGCCACCAGCATGACCACCCAGTTGGCACGAGCACCAAAAGGAATGTGAGGGTTTTGAATAGCTGGCAAAGGGTGTGAGACAGAGGAACCTTGCAAGGAGCTGAGCTTAACTTGaagctctccctgcagagcaagCCCAGCACGGGTCCCTGCACATTCCCTGGGGGGCTGCCTGCCTGATACGAGCCCTGAGCCTTGATGCTCCGGCAAGTGTGTGGTGGGGGTGGTGGAGGGGGACTGCTGGAGATGAAATGTGTCTCTTCctctgctgcaggctgtgccagcactcTGTTCTGCTCTAAGCATGGCTGTGCTGTGAGTGAGTATGACTGGGTTAATGGAGTATGTCAAGGGAGAGAGGGCAGCATTTGGCAGCAAGCTACTGACTTGTCAGGCCTGGGGAAGTGGTATGTTACAGCTCAGCTTCTCACACAGAATGAGCCTCTGGCTTAGGGCTGTGGTTTTTAAATTTGTGCctatacagacacacacatttagaatatgtatttttttaatataattgaAGTGACTTGGATGGCTGATGGCAACGCTGgattcagaaatttgcatttctaagaACAGCCGGGTGATAACACAAGGTGCAGGAGATAAGCAGGGTCATGACAGTACATTAGAGGATGGTGACTGGGAGAGGGCAGCATTGTCTGCAGGCAGGGGGAGTTGTCCTTCTGGAAGAAACAGAAGTTAGAGTCTGTAACGGCATCAGCAGTGCCTGGTACCAGTATTAAGTGAACTCATTCAGTGTAGTCTCAGCCTTGAAGTTGACATAGCATTTCTTGAAGGGGGCTTGATCTGAGACCTTTGCTTTCTCCTGACATAGTGAAACAGGCATGTCTTGGGATAAGGGAGTGGTTCCTGGGATTTGGTGAGAAAGGCTCATACCTGTCTTCTGCTTTTGCTAAGTCCTGCTGTCAATCTTTTTATTGGATAAAGGGTTGGAGAAGTGTGAGGAAACCTTTCTAACTTTCACtgaatgacaaaataaattatacttTCCTCCTTTAAGAAATCTTTCCCTTTTGATATGTGGTGTCGTTTCACCTTTCCAATCTCAAGGCCACTCTGAAAAGTCCCAAATGTCTGGCAGAGGGAAATCTTGAAATGTTGAGATCTGCTGGGTTCAAAGTAGCCTGCTGGAGGGTGTGCAGGAGCCCCTGGCTGTGAATCACAGAACCCCAATGTATGCAGAGCTCTGTAAAGTGCCACCTTCTACTGGTGGGGACTCAGCTGGAGCCCTTTCCACACATATATCCTTGGTTTTCACTGCAGCTGGGGGTTGGTGACATGCAATAGCTCCTCGGTGCCCTCTGTGGTACTCTTGCTGGTCTTTCTCCCTTGGGAAGTGTCTTGCCCAGGTTGAAGAAGTTATTGGGTTTGCCTCACTCTCCTTCTGTCCCACAGGCTGGATGCAAAGGAGGAAGCATGGTAAAGGCAGCATCTTTCCAGGATTCATGGGCTCTTTGAGAGATGATCAGAGGGAGGCCAGATGACCTGCACAACACACACACCACTGTTTCTCGTCTGCAAAGGCGGCATCGGAGCGTTCTCCCCAGCCCCGCGCCACCCGGCTTGCCCGATCGTTTCCGGATGTTTCGCAGCTGCGAGTGGGAAGTCCTGGAGCGATCCCTCAATATCCTTCAGGCCAGTGACTTCTACTGGGGCCCCTTGTCTGTGGGGGAGGCTCATGCCAAGCTCCAGCGGGAGCCTGTAGGCACCTACTTGGTGCGGGACAGCTCGCAGGGGAACTGCTTGTTCAGCCTGAGCGTGCGGATGCCCACGGGGCCCGTCAGCCTTCGAATCTCTTTCCAGGAGGGCTATTTCCGCCTCAAGAACTGGTTTTCAGACTGTGTGGTCcggctgctggagctggtggtGGCAGGGACCCGGAACAACCCCTTGCACTGTGATGAGATGGGTGGAACTCCCCTGATCTTCTCTGAGCCCTTGTGCCGGAGCCGCCGGGCAGTGCCCACGCTGCGGGAATTGTGCTGCCGGAGCCTCCCTGCCAGTGCTGCAACAGAAGACAGAGCAAGGCTGGGGGACTCCTTGGGAATGTGTCTGAGGGAAGAGGTGTTCTCGCCCCTGGATGAAAGGGGAGGGTCAGAGGGGAGCATtggccccagcccctctctgtCCTGGGCTAGGAGATGATGCTATGCATATGGGAGATGAAAGGAGATGCCTCTTTTATGGCTGTGCTGGTGGGGTGTGTGCCGCACCAGTGATGCTGAACTGGCTGCTGGGAGAGGAAGGGGGagggcagagggagcagagcttGAATCCAGTGGCTGTGACAGATGTGTCCTCATACATACACAGTGAGTGTGACTTTCCCAGACATGCCTGGGGTAAAGCCAGACCTAAAGAGTAGGCATTGCCACTGCTGCCAAGTCCTGCTCTTTGCCCCATTTATAACTTAAAAGCTTCAGAAAAAGGTGAGTTGCCCGTCCTCCCAGGTCAACCCTGTGTTCTCTTGTACCCCAAAGTGCTTGAGCTCATTTCTGCCTCAAATCTGCCCGGTGGAGTACAGCTGAGTCCAGTCCCACAGCAGTGCAGCTTGGACATTGATGGGCATGACCCTTGTGCTGACCCACGAAGCTGTGGTGGAGCAAGAGCACGTTTCACTCCTCGAAGCACGAATGTGATGCCTGTCACTTCAGAGGCCGGTGTTTGCACCAAGTGAAACCATTGCAGCCATGTACAATACATGCAGCTTCACTGGCTTTTGCATTGCTTTATTTGATTGGATTTTTGAGAGTGAAGATGGGGTTATTCTGTTCTTAAGGGCATGGCATTCCTGCAGAGATAACCCTGGAGAGTTGTATCTGCCCTTGGAGGGTGTGAAGAGATGGGATCCTGCACCCTTTCTTAAGCTCATGTGATAGTGTACTGCTGCCATCTGTCGAGCATcagatgttttggttttgcctCTGAAAGGCAAggaattttttatataaaacttctaaaatttaaataaaatttttatattgatttttaaaagtcagtgAATACATGGTGATAACTTCATTCCCTTGTAATGTTGGAGGCCCAGTTAGTTTAGTGCCCAGGCTTGGCAATCAAACTGAAATGGAATAAAGGAATTTCTCATAAAGACCAAAAGCAGAGCATAAATGAGTGGTCCTAGCTGGGAACATTAAACGTAAATTTATCTGGTAGTGTAATGTAGTGAATAATTTTCTAAACAGAGAATACTTCTGAAAATCTCAGCCCTACATTTTTAGGAAGTTGTTTTAGTACCTTAAAGTTTGTACTgagtgtttgaaaaaaaaaagagtaattcaAGATCTTAGAACAGGGTACAGCATCAGTGAACTTAACTGGTGAGTATGAGTACAAATGGGAGGAACACGGTTGGCTTAAATAGGGTCACGGTTCATTTCAGGGATAGTTGGTATGATGTCTTCAAAATAAGTGATTGAAAAAAGCTAcatgaaagaagaaattcaGACACTAAAATTTGAGCCAAACCATTGCTAAAGATCCATAGCTGGGCAGACAGCCTGCTTTGCTCATGCTGACTTTCCTCTTCAGACCTGTTCAAAGCTGAACAGGGGAAGAGAGTACACTGAATTTGCTCTATTGTCTTCAGCTGTTTTATCTGAGGAACTGAAGTGTGTGGTCAGCACAGAGAGAGATACAGACTGATTCATCACAGGAGCTGAGCTTAGGCACTCTGAATTATTCTCTGGAGGGCTCTGTCGCTCTGCTGGTGGTGAGGTGCCTGACTGCCTGTCTCAGGGCATTGGCTTATCAACCAGGGTAGTTAGATAAGTGTCAGGGAAGTGGTGATCTTGTCCTTGCTGCATGCtccttccagctgcagggaggccAGAGGGAGCTTGGTGGCCCTGCAGCTACTGCGTCTCTCAGCCCAGTGcaaaagcaggagctgggattgttcctTCCCGCACGGTGTGTGCACTGGGGTGGCTGACATGTGGGCATAGTGTTGCTTGCTGTCAGCATCTCAGGTGGCTCTGGGCACCTCTGGGACCATTCCCCCCAGGCTCTTGGGTGAAGCCCCTACCTCAGCAGGGTCAGCCACACAGCTGCCCTCCCTCTCTGCTATGGAAGAGTGGGACTGGATCTGTTGGCCCAGGCATCATCTTCCACCCCTTGATCCTTTGCTTTCTTGAAGGTGTCTGCTGAGGTGCCTTGGCTCCCTTCCTGCTTTCCCTTCAGAAAGCAGGGGGGTGGAGGAGCAGTATAATTCCTTCCATGTTTAGAACTGAGCACAGGAATGCTTCTGTTTTCTGGCCACAGTTATACCTCACTGAGGGAAGAGCTTTCTGATGGTATTGCTCTGACCTGGCTGTGAACTGTTCTCATTTGGCCGCAAATGAGCATCTTGGGTTGTGtagctgggagctgcagaggagcccTATTTGTGCCCTGGATTGTGCTTTAGAAAATCACACCATGGGAGAAGGAAATAGTTTGGATTTTAATAAAGTCTACTTTATTtggttcttcttttttttttttttttgtttttgtttttgtttaattgCACAGCAAGCACTTGTCTCAGTCTTACAAGTAAGTCAATTCCATGCAGGGCTGCAGCGAATTGATTTGAGATCTGTGGATGAAAAGCAGTGAATTACTGCCAAGCATTGTTATATTGTGGAAGTTGAAAGCACATCATGTGTGAGTATCCTCATTATTCCCAAGGAGAGGTCACTCTGCAGATCAGGATTGGTGCAAGAAAGGAAATCAATGtagaaaaaataggaaaatgaaaagtgCATTGGCTGAGGCAAGCATTAGAATCCTTCATTCTCTGCTTGGATGTTGGATGAGAAACCTTTTTCTTTCAGGtcttgagaaaaaaagataTACAAAACAAAAGGGTAAGAATTTACTTCTATGGGGTAGCACTATCCTGCTGCTTTCATTAGAGTGGGAGATGTTCACTTTAATGACCCTGCCTCTGAATGGGTTCCTCTGTCACGTAGGAGTAGCTCCTGGTGGTCTGTATCCAAATGTTTCTTTTGGTGGCTCCTAAGGGGacttaaaaagaaattgcaaaCTTCCTCACAACCTCTTGAGCACCATTTGGGGAATAGAAGAaaattgtttgcatttttatatgTTATGTTATACATTTCTCCAGCTGACTCATTTCATTTTGTCGAGGAAACTTACACAGGCTTTGCAGATGGTTTTTTTCAAGTGTTCTTCCTAACAGCAGAAGTTGAAAAGTTTAGTGCTTGCAAGAGGGGCTTCCTCTACCATGCTGTGAAGGGCCTGGATCTCAGTCCCAATATGCTGCAGGCATCCAGCAGGAAACTGCTCTTTGTCTGCTCCCAACTAGCTGTCTGTTGTTAGTGTTCTGGCGCCCCAAGAGTtaatttcccaaaattcttcACTGGAACTTGCTAATAACTTCCATATGTACCCATGTATGTGCTTAGGAGGGGCCCCACAGCCATCAGCTCTTGTAATAATACTTGATTACCTCTGACACAAGGGTCTGTATGTCGTTAGGGATGAGGATTCACCAAAAGACACAAGTTTGTgcaaaaacttttttaaaatttattttgtcatcTTCAGTGATTGGGAAATGAACTCTTAGGTAGTTGAGCTTCAAAATAAAGCCTGTATACACACAAGATCTCAGTTTTGACCCTTACCCTGATGTCCCTCTGAAAATGTGTGTCTTTAGTGTGCAAAATCTCTTAATTTACAGCACACCTTGGTTAGGGGAATGGCTTTGTCTTACTGAGTTCGTTTTGCCCCAGCTCCTTAGATGTTTGGCATCTGTACAGTTAAAACTGCACGCACTGGAACTTTCTATCTGCCCCGTGTCATTCCCTGATGCAAAGGCCAGGCTACTGAGGGCAGCCTTCAGAGAGAAAGCAGGTGtcagagggagagggagatgtggcAGGGTTGCTCTGAAACTCCGATGCCTCCCTGCAGCGCTGCCTGGGTCTTGGcaggctcctgctgccttctgaTCTCAGCTGGGGCTGACGGAGCTGCGGTTTTGATTCAGGCAAAGCAAAGTACTTCCAAATGCTTCCTGTGCAAGGGCTGGCTCGATAGTAGGACTCTTCAGCCAGAAAAGAGATGGCTGAGGTCTGAGGCAGAGATCAGTGAAGCCTAAATGCCATGGAGTAGGTGACCAtgtgttttcttaaaaatcCAGGGAGGCGTCTGATTAAATACTTCAAGACTCAAAAGGAGACATTTCTTCATGTGACGTATAGTAGCTTAAGCTGTGGAAATCTCTGCCACAGGCCACCAGCAAGGCTGACCTCTGTGGATACAAAAAGG harbors:
- the LOC100225312 gene encoding suppressor of cytokine signaling 1, producing MIRGRPDDLHNTHTTVSRLQRRHRSVLPSPAPPGLPDRFRMFRSCEWEVLERSLNILQASDFYWGPLSVGEAHAKLQREPVGTYLVRDSSQGNCLFSLSVRMPTGPVSLRISFQEGYFRLKNWFSDCVVRLLELVVAGTRNNPLHCDEMGGTPLIFSEPLCRSRRAVPTLRELCCRSLPASAATEDRARLGDSLGMCLREEVFSPLDERGGSEGSIGPSPSLSWARR